The genomic window TATTTGTGGAATATTAGACCAAAAATAAAGAATTAACATATTATGTATAAATACGTTACAAGAAAATTCTTATCCAAAACCCGCGTTTATTAAGGTAAAAGAGTTCGGAGTGCCGTAGAAATTGCGTTGGCCAACCTACTTGACTCCTTACTTCGATCGGGATGATACTCACTCAACAATTCTCTTAAAACCTTCTTTTTTTTCAATGCTTCACACGATTGTGTTAAAACCGTTTGTCTAAGGTATTCTTTATGAACATGTTCTTCTGAACCCAGCATTTCTTTTCGGATTAGAAATTCCTTATCTTCATCAGTGAAGTCAGGCTCTTCTGAAATCTCTTTTAGCCTGTCAGAGTATCTTTCTTCTGCCTGTAAAAGTAAGGCCGTTTTATCGATCTGTTTTTTTTGTATTTGGATGTCAATCCATACAGATTGTAAAAAGGTTATAAGTTCGCTGTTACTCTTGTAAATGGCTAATAAAAAAGCACTTTTATCAGAGTCCCATAAATAGTTTACTAATGCCTTAGATTGTTCAGGAGGTATAGAGTTTATTTCCCATTGATTTGTGTTATGATTAAATTTATATATATCTCCAGGCCTAGATAGAGGATACAACAGCATTATATCGAATACCTCCTTAAATGCTTCCCAATCTGTGCCCAGTTTATCTTGTAATGCGTCTTTGATAAGAGCTTGCCGTGCAGAAGGAAGTGCACCTAGCACCATGGCAAGCTTTATTCCTTTTAATGAAGCTATACTTTTAGGGCAAATGTATTGAAAGAGCGTTCTTATGCTAGTTTGCCATTTATAAGTTGAATCTGCATTGAGCTCATAGGAATCAGAAGATAAAATGAGATGTGATAGATAAGCATCTAACAAGGCTTCTTCGAATGGTGTATTAGATTGTTGATTAATGTAACCTAGTTGTGCCAACGTAATAAAAATGAATTCTATGTCATCGATATTGCTAGGAGCACCTAGCAAAGCAGCTTCTGGTGAGAAGTATAATTTGATTGCGCTAATAATTTCTGAATCACTCTTAAAAAAGTTTAGGCATAGCACTCTTGTCTTGCTTACTGCTTCTGATAAGTCAGCAAAACTTTCTCTATCTAACGCAGTATATTTAGCAATGGCTTTTCTCCACAACGGATCCATCTCACTCTCTCTCATTCCTAGAGCATCTTTTAATAATTTGACAGAAACATCAATATCCCCATCTATCAAATAGCTAGACACAATTCTAGGGTTATGAAAAATTGCCTGGTTTATAGCAAATGCTGTTGCAACTTCTGAAAATGTTAGGTTGGTTGAAGAAGTGTTTCTTATCTCATTATAGGAGCTTCGAATTAATTCAATAGCATACTCTGATACTGCTTTTGGAAGGGGATCTGTATCAGGTATTTCTAAAATTGATTTTAATGCAGTTACATGCTGAGGCGGAAGATCGGAAGAATCTGCTGAAGTCCCCTCGAATCCAACATTATTTTTTAGCAATAGGCAACAAGCAAGATTTGCGAGTGCTTGTTCGTGAATAGTGGGAACGAGCTGTTCAGGTGCACTGCTCCCCTGCGTGTATATTTGCAGATAGCGCATCCGAGCAATGATTGCTTTAGTATCCAATACGTATTCTTCCCATGAATGGGGTTTTGGCATAGGAAGAGAGGGTTGAAAAAACATTTTAATGTCGTCTGCTGATACGTTACTCTTGTCTATCAAGATGTCTCTGGCAGCTTCTATCGAAATTGGCATTAACTCTTTGTTAAGAAGACGCTTGCATAAGTCATCAAAAATTTGATTAAGAGTTCTATGATTTTTAACCATTTCCAACTTAAACTCAGAAATCCATTTACCTAAAGCATCTTCAGGGGATAAGTTTTCTTGTTCAGCTAACTTGGTTATAATGGTGGCAAGTGGTAGACGAGTTTGTATTTCTGGAAAGTTTATTATAGCCATAAGACAGTCAATACGATTTTCTATAAAGCGATTGAGCTCTATTTGGTCAACAAAAAGATCATTCCAATGTTCTTTGAAAATCATTCGTGATACATTTCCGAGTATTCTTTCTAAAGTCTCTCTGTATATAGCTTGCGCCTGCATTAAGTCATTAATAGACTTAGGGTTCTTTTCGACCTCCAAATAAAGTAATAGAAAGGAGAGAGCTTCAATAGCTATTTTTTCTTGATTTTTACTAAAATGACCTTTCTTTTCATATTGTAATAGATAAGTACAAAGCATTTCTATAAGTGCTGTATGGCGTACTTCATAATTATTTACATCGAAATCCCAGCCTTTTTTATAGTTTTTAAGAAAATCTTGTATGGAATCTGCCTCAGTATCTATGACTTCTTTTAAGAGATCTATCTCTAGAGGATCCAAAGGATTGTTAGGATCAGAGGCTGTTTCTAAGGCCTCTTTGAAAACGCGATCGACCCCCTCTTGGATGTAGGTTGTAAATGTGTTAAGTAAGGAATAATCTACTAAAGAAGCTTCTTCTGGAGATGGTACTGAAGGTGGAACAGATTCTGGTGTCGAAGATTTTAACATTGTGGTTTGTGCTAGACTCAAAATCTCTTGATCTTCTGAAGTTAATTCTTTAAAAGCGCCTATATTAGTAAGATATTGTATATCTTTTTCCCATTTGCATGTTCCTTCTTTTTTAACGTAGCTATTAGGAGAATTAGCCATAAAAGAAAGATAAGCTTGTAATAGCTTTTGCTGGCTTAATTTCTTTTCGCTAAAAAATTTGAAAATTCTCGCAACATCTTGGCAACTGCAAGGCGCACCCGACCGAGCAGCTTTGATTGAAAAAAATGAGTCGATCATAGAGTTTGCTCGTTCTTCTAAAGTAGTTCTTATAGGTTGTACTAAAGAAAAAGAGCTTGTAGATATGTTTGTAGACGAATAGGAAGGCTCTTCAGATAAGCTTAAATTGATTTGGAATGGATGTATTGTCGCTACAGGCGTTTGTTGAATATTATTTAATAGACAATCTACTCTAATTGCGCTTGTTACTTCCTCCGAATCCGTTTCAGAGTCTATTGGGGATATATACTTTGCAATAACATGAACCCACAACCACTCGATGTCAGATTCTTCAATACCTTCTTTTTTAATGATAATTGATTTTAACTGTTCTTGAGAGGATGAAATATCACCATCTAAATAGTCGCTAATAATTTTATAATTGTTAAAAACTGCTTCATGTACTATGGTGATTTTTTTAATTGTAGATAAATCGCCTTTTAAGAGATTCTCTTGAATTAATTTTTTTGCATAATTTTGTATGAGTTGTGGGAGGGGTTTATTGAGAGGTATATGTAAAATTGTCTTTAGTGCCTCTATGTGCCATTCTGTAAGCTGGGGAGAGCTTTCTGAAATCTCTCTCAATCCAACAGGATTTGTTAATAACAGGCAGCAAGCAAGTTCTTGAAACGCTTGAATCTTTAAGGATTCTTTAAAGAGATTGCTTGCTTTTGTTGTTTTCAATTTGCTTGTTGGTTGCTCTTTTAGCGCGTCTAGTTTTTCTTGTATGCCCTTGATTTCTTTTTCTTCTTCTGCCAAGAAGGTGTATTTTATGCCTTGCTGAACTTGCCATTGTTCTTCAATTTGAGCAACTAAAGTAGGTCTGTCTATAGATATTTTTGTAGAGCCAAGTACTAGGTTATCTTCTTCTACAAAAGAAAGAATGATCCTTTCTGCACTTTCTCTTTGAAATTCTGATAGATCAAGCTCTATTAACCGGTTTGCAATACAGGAATTAAAATCTGATAATGTAAAGGGAGGGTTTTCAATATGCTGCTGAATAGTTTTTACTATATTTTCTTCAAACGAGTCCAAGAGAGTAAGTGCTGATGGACTTCCTTCAGGCGATAAGTTGACTTGTTCTGCTGAACTAAGACCCCAATTATAGGCATTAGCAAGCATCATAAAAAGATCTTTCTTCCATTCAGGTGGTAGTTTAAGAGTTGGATTGGTTTCATAATAATCTATTAGCCAATACCAGACTATATTGACTTTGGTTGTGTTTATACCCTTTTTTTTGATAAGACTAAAAAAATCATCAGACCAGTTGTACTTTTCATGCAAGCTGTCTAAATCGTATTCTGGAGTTAGTACAGCATTTTGATTTTGTGTAGTGTCATTTTCGATTTTCCCAAGAATTCCAAGTACGCTGTGATTAATTGTCAATGAGGTTTTTCCTGAGGAGGAAGCTTGATTTTTAGTAGTTATTATGGAGATCTCTTTGGGAAACCGTAGATCAACGGAATTTTCTTTTCGTCTCTCAATAATAATACCAAGGGCTTTGAGAGCTTGTTCGGTGATGGGATTGTTAACGTTTAATGCAAACTGTTGTGTTGTGTAGTTCTTATCTACGGGCAACGAAGAACTACTTGTTCCAATATTACTACTCATTTTGATCTTCTCGTATTTATTTTTTATTATATCTAATTTAAAGTAAAACCCTATTCTATTTCTTTGCTATTTTTTTGTCATTAAAATCTATAAAATTAAATTTTTAATGTACTCTAGTATACGCTTATTCTAATTTATAAATAAACAAAGAGGCATGATTATAATGACTTGAAATATAAATAATTTTAAATCATAATGAGGCAAGGAGGTGGTTTATGAAAAGGTCAGTGATTAGAAAAAAAAATACCCACAAAAAAATAGTAAAGCAGCCCTTTAAGCGACGAGCCTTTTATAGTGAAGAGCACATAACGCTCGAAGAGTGGAATTCTGGTACTGTTTTTATAAGGTTAGAGGCAAGAGATAAGCGGATGGGTTCCGATTTTTAGGACACTACTGCTAGTTGCTCGGATAAGAGGAGCGGCTGAGCGTCTGTATGTGCCGAAGTGCCATAAGGACCTATGTTTTTTCCTGTTCTCAGGTGCTTCATGTAGCTTATAAAGTGATCAGCAAGGCAGATGGGATTTTTGTTAGCAGGATCTTTTTCCAATTGGATCCAAGAACATGTTTTGCCATCAATTATAATTGTTCCAAAGAGAGCTTCTTTTACAATGTCTCCTCTGATTGAGTATTGTTGATTTGAACTTTTATGAGAGGAGATGCGTGTGTGTTTATTTGTCTCATTACAAAGTGTTTGATAGCATTTACCCCCATCATCGAAGCATAGATGGGCTCCTTTTAAAAATTCACAGAATTGTTCTGGTGTTTCTATGTAATGCTTTACCGTATGAAAGAGATCATTTTCTTCCTTGTTTAGTCCAATGATGGGTGCATGAGGCTCGAGTGAGTCAGTAGATTTTATTTGCTCCCATACATCAAGCCAAAATTCTTTGTTTTCTACTACAGTGGGTAGAGAGTTTGTTCCTACAAAAATTTTATGAATAAAATAAGCTATAGTTACCCAAATGCTTAAGGGAAGAAAGGTGATAAAACCTGTAAGATAGGCTGCATATTTTATTTTATTGAGAAGGCGAGGCTTAGCTTTTGTGATGATGGGGGATGACTCTTGCGATTTTTCTTGTGCAATAGCAATAATTGTTTTATCGACCGAAGAAAGGGTGTTATCTGTAATTTTAAGATTATCGGTCGTTGTATTTGAACTATTATTCTCTATAGAATTTATTGTCATAGATAGATCTCTACATTTGTTTTTATGTAGGCTAATTGTAAATCTTTGACGTTAATTAATTATAAAGATTATTTTAAAAGAAGAGGTTGATTGTCAGTATGCACTGAAGTACCGTAAGGACCTATGTTTAGCCCTGATTGTAAGTGTTCCATATAATGGATAAAGTGACCTGCAAAATGAGCTGGACGTATACTTAAGGGCACTCTTTCTAGTTGGATCCATGAATGCACTCTATTACCGCATTTGATTGTTCCAAAGAGAGCTTCTTTTACAAAGTGTCCTCTTATTGCATATTGCTGGCTTAAGCTCTTATGCGAAGAGAAGCGCTTATGTTTATTTGTCTCACGTGCAAGCGTTTCGTAACATTGGCCATCATCGGCAAAATGAAGGTAGGCTCCTTTTAAAAATTCGCAAAATAATTCAGGCGTGTTTGTGTAAGTGCTTATTATCTGTATAAGCACTTGTTCTGAGTGGGTTAGCCCCAAATTAGAAAGTTTTTGATTTTTATTGGGAGCTTGAGTTTGTTTCCATATATCGACCCAAAATGCTTTGGCTTTTTCTACGTTAGGTAGTGACTTTGCTTTTATTGTAATTTTGTAAACTGCATAAGCAATAGTTGCCCAAAGAGTAAGTGGTAAAAGGGTGACAAAAGCTGTTAGGTAAGCTGCAAATTTGACTCTGTTACGAAGCTGGGGTTTTGCCGTTGTACTAATAGTCGTTGCATTTGAGAGAGTATGATTTGCAACGAGAGAGATGGTTTTATTCAAAGGAGAGGGGTCATTGTGAGAGCTTTGCGTTTGGTTAAGAGGGATCTCTTGTTGACTTCTTCTCGAATAGTCTATTTCTATAGCCATTAACAACCTTAATTTTTAAAGTTAACGGGTTATTATAGATAAAAGTATAAATTAGTTGCAAAGTATTATTCCGTTGCACGAATTAGGAGTCCTGCAAGAGCATAGCGATTACTTGGATAGCCACCACTTATGGCAGTAAGAAGGGCATCGATTGCTTCTGGATCTTTTTGATTTGAAAGGGCTGTTAGTGCCTCTACAAATAGTCTAGAGGTTTCTCCTGGAGTCAGGGCATAACTACTTTCACCTCTTGTTCTTGGCATGAAAGGGCGAAAAGTGATTAAGTCAATATTCCTAAGTTCTTTAACCCAAGCTCTAACATATTCGGCGTAAGGGCCAGGTTCTCTCAAGCGAAATAGGGCAAGATTACAGTAAGAGCGAAGAAGAGGAGCTCCTGCTCTTTGCAATTCCTTTACAAGAAATTCTGTTGCTTGTGTGCTCTTTAAACTCTCTATAAGGCTAATCAATGTGGGAACAAGTTCTGGATCATTCGTGTCTAATAAGATAGCTGCTAGTTTAAAAAAGTCTTCTGTTGGAAGATCTATGGTTGCAGAGAGTATTTTATCTTTTGTAGTAGTAAGTATTTCTGCTTCTTGGGAGGTAGGATCAACACGAGCACTTGCTGAATGTACAACTCTCCAGGCGCTCATGACAAAACCAGGAGAGGGGTACTCAATAACTGCAAGGTCTTTTGAGTCTTTTAAAAGAATTTCTAAAAGAACTTGCGTGCACCTAGCATCTCTTTTTTGCAAAAGAGCAAGAGCTGCATTAAAGCGAACAGTAATGTTTGCATTTTTTGAGAGCAAAAAGAGTAATTCTTCCGTTTCAGGAAGGTTGCCAAGAGCAGAAATTGCAAAAATATTTCCTTGAAGTGCAAGCTTTGCTATGCAGTCTATAACTTTTATATCTCCTAATTTATACAAGGAAAGAAGGGCTGCAAGCCTTACAGATTCTTTGTTACATTTGCTCTGAGTTTCGAGTATTTTCAAAGAACCTCTATCTTTTAGCTCTCCAAGAGCAAAAGATGCGGCTTCTTGCTCTTCATGATTACCGTGGATTGCAAGTGTACGGAGCCTTGGCAACAAATCATCTCGTTTGTAGTCAATGATGGATAAGATAGTTGCAAGGCGCAGTTCTGGGTTGGGATCGGACAAGAATTTTTTAAGCATAATTGTAGAATAAGTATCTCCTGCAAGAGCAAAGAGAGGAGGAAATAAGGGTAGAAGCACGGGGTCTAATTTGCACATGAGCCCCTCAATTTGCAAAGCTGCATTGAGATCTTTTTTTGCAGCAAGCATCTTTGCAGCTTCTAAGCGTATTACAACATAGTTTGAGCTCATAGCTTTTTTGACCAATTCATCAGCCCTATCATCATGTAAATCGTTTAGAAAGTAGAGAGAAGCCAGTTGAATTTTGGGGTCTTCATTGCTAAGGCCACGCTCAAAAATATAGAGCATCCGAGAAGATCTTGCCATTCCAGCACCATAGATCGCTAAAAATTGCTCCTGAGGATCTTTAGAGCGATAACCTTGTTCAAGTGTTGTAAAAGCAATTTGCTGTAAAAGTTCAAAGTCATCTCCATCTATTTGCGATCTATAGGTTTTGTAGACGTCTATTGCACCTTTGAGGTTACCAGCTCGTGTTTTATATAAAATTTCAGCCTTTAGAGATTTTAAATTATAGCACTTTTGCGCTTCAAGAGAAGAAAAGCTTAAAAGGTAAATTATGAGGACTAGATATTTATACATAATATTCTGAGCTATTTTGAAGCAATTAGCAACGTAGCAATGCCTCCAAGTAAAGGAATGGTTTCAATTTTTGCGAAGCCTGTTTCTTTGAGAATTTTTTCTAGTTCTGAGGGGCTTAAGAAAGATGCGATACTTGAGGATAAATAATTGTAGGCATTTTTATTTGAGGTTACATATTTTCCTATAATAGGAAGAAAGCCTTTGAGGTAGCAAGAATGTAGCATACGAATAAGTCCATTTTTTGGACGTGTAAGCTCTAATATTCCAAGGCGTCCTCCATTTTTTAAAACTCTAAAAGCCTCTTTGATGCATTTATTGGGGTTTTTAATGTTGCGGATGCCATAAGCCATAGAAATGTGGTCGACACTATCTGATTTAAGGTTGATTTTTTCTGCATCGCCTTGAATATAGTGAAGATGACGTGTTGTTTTGAGTTTTTTTGCTTTCTCTTTAGCAATAGCGAGCATGGAAGCAGAAAAGTCTAATAAATAGGTTTTAGGTGGGCTTTGAAGGTTTTTTAGATAAGCAAATGCAATTTCACCCGTTCCAGAGCATAAATCTAAGAAGACTTTAGCAGGCTTTTTTTGTTTTAGATGTCGTACAAGAGATCTATTCCAAAATGAGTGCATACCAAAGGATAGTATTTGGTTTGCTCTATCATAAGAGGGAGCAATGGAGTCAAACATTGTTTGGATTGTTGTAGGTGCGTTTTTATCGTACATAGGTTGCAAATTTTTCCAGTCCTGCGAGTTCTTTTTTGTTAAAGATGAAGGTTAGAAGATCAAAATAATTTGATATCCGTATTTTTAAATCGTTTTTTTGGGTAGAGCCTGGGTAGAGCTGATTTGTAGCAAGTAAGATAACTTCGTTTACGTGCTCTTGTCCCCATTTTAGTGATTCATATAGAGCAAGTTTACATTTTGATAGGATCTCTTTCGAAAGAGTTTTTTTTGCTGCGAGTATACCAAAGGGCATGAAGAGATCAGTAAATTGAAACCATGCGTTCGCAAGATCGGTCATTTGAAAGGAGGTTTCTTGTCTTGCTAACAAGGCCTTGTCACCGATAAGTAGATAAGCATCATAAGTTTCTATAGGGATGTTTGGATCGATTATTTCAAAGTAGGGAGTGCATTTCCAGTAGTGTTTACAGAGGATTTTTAAAAGAGCAACAGAGGTTGCGCTCTCTTCTGTTAGGGCAACTTTTTTTTTGTTTAGAAGCTTAATTGGTTCCCTGTGAAATAAGAGAACGCTTTGTACAGCTTGTTTTGCAGCGATTCCAAAGGGAAAGACATGTTGAAGATGATCTCTATTTTTTAAAAACTCAATACTGCTGATCAAAG from Chlamydiales bacterium includes these protein-coding regions:
- a CDS encoding menaquinone biosynthesis protein codes for the protein MLRLGCINYINTLPLFAAILHGHVKLSDVKITLAPPAKLNQMLLQDDLDISLISSIEFLKNRDHLQHVFPFGIAAKQAVQSVLLFHREPIKLLNKKKVALTEESATSVALLKILCKHYWKCTPYFEIIDPNIPIETYDAYLLIGDKALLARQETSFQMTDLANAWFQFTDLFMPFGILAAKKTLSKEILSKCKLALYESLKWGQEHVNEVILLATNQLYPGSTQKNDLKIRISNYFDLLTFIFNKKELAGLEKFATYVR
- a CDS encoding HEAT repeat domain-containing protein, whose product is MYKYLVLIIYLLSFSSLEAQKCYNLKSLKAEILYKTRAGNLKGAIDVYKTYRSQIDGDDFELLQQIAFTTLEQGYRSKDPQEQFLAIYGAGMARSSRMLYIFERGLSNEDPKIQLASLYFLNDLHDDRADELVKKAMSSNYVVIRLEAAKMLAAKKDLNAALQIEGLMCKLDPVLLPLFPPLFALAGDTYSTIMLKKFLSDPNPELRLATILSIIDYKRDDLLPRLRTLAIHGNHEEQEAASFALGELKDRGSLKILETQSKCNKESVRLAALLSLYKLGDIKVIDCIAKLALQGNIFAISALGNLPETEELLFLLSKNANITVRFNAALALLQKRDARCTQVLLEILLKDSKDLAVIEYPSPGFVMSAWRVVHSASARVDPTSQEAEILTTTKDKILSATIDLPTEDFFKLAAILLDTNDPELVPTLISLIESLKSTQATEFLVKELQRAGAPLLRSYCNLALFRLREPGPYAEYVRAWVKELRNIDLITFRPFMPRTRGESSYALTPGETSRLFVEALTALSNQKDPEAIDALLTAISGGYPSNRYALAGLLIRATE
- the ubiE gene encoding bifunctional demethylmenaquinone methyltransferase/2-methoxy-6-polyprenyl-1,4-benzoquinol methylase UbiE is translated as MYDKNAPTTIQTMFDSIAPSYDRANQILSFGMHSFWNRSLVRHLKQKKPAKVFLDLCSGTGEIAFAYLKNLQSPPKTYLLDFSASMLAIAKEKAKKLKTTRHLHYIQGDAEKINLKSDSVDHISMAYGIRNIKNPNKCIKEAFRVLKNGGRLGILELTRPKNGLIRMLHSCYLKGFLPIIGKYVTSNKNAYNYLSSSIASFLSPSELEKILKETGFAKIETIPLLGGIATLLIASK